In Nymphalis io chromosome 11, ilAglIoxx1.1, whole genome shotgun sequence, one genomic interval encodes:
- the LOC126771587 gene encoding atypical protein kinase C isoform X6 — protein MRGFWSEILYAAASHPFPSVPGDLISPFDLDRNDDLFPNVPPAPGMPCAGEDRSIYRRGARRWRKLYRVNGHIFQAKRFNRRAFCAFCQDRIWGLGRQGFKCIQCKLLVHKKCHKLVQKPCSNEHVDPIEVKDDANGESTLGRASSVRSRAEPEPPLPETPPAPASAPVRNEDLEPGSQRQYSLDDFELIRVIGRGSYAKVLMVELKRTKRVYAMKVIKKALVTDDEDIDWVQTEKHVFETASNHPFLVGLHSCFQTPSRLFFVIEFVRGGDLMFHMQRQRRLPEEHARFYAAEISLALHFLHERGVIYRDLKLDNVLLDHEGHIKLTDYGMCKEGVRPGDTTSTFCGTPNYIAPEILRGEEYGFSVDWWALGVLTYEMLAGRSPFDIAHAADNPDQNTEDYLFQVILEKTIRIPRSLSVKAASVLKGFLNKNPVERLGCGEAGFLDIVNHPFFKSIEWEMLELKQVVPPFKPRLEGERDLANFPPEFTDEPVHLTPDNDTVIADIDQSEFEGFEYVNPLLMSLEDCV, from the exons tGTTTCCCAATGTCCCGCCGGCGCCGGGGATGCCCTGCGCGGGGGAGGACC GCAGCATCTACAGGCGAGGCGCACGTCGGTGGAGGAAACTCTACAGAGTTAATGGTCACATATTTCAAGCTAAACGTTTTAATAGA CGAGCCTTTTGTGCCTTCTGTCAAGACCGCATATGGGGACTGGGGCGGCAAGGCTTTAAGTGCATCCAGTGTAAATTGCTGGTGCACAAGAAATGCCACAAGCTGGTCCAGAAACCTTGTTCCAATGAACACGTCGATCCCATCGAGGTCAAAGATGACGCAAACGGAGAGAGTACACTTGGAAGAGCTTCTTCTGTTAG GTCTCGCGCAGAGCCCGAGCCACCGTTACCGGAGACTCCGCCGGCGCCCGCGTCGGCGCCCGTTCGCAACGAGGACCTCGAGCCGGGCTCCCAGCGCCAGTACTCGCTAGATGACTTCGAGCTGATTAGAGTCATCGGTCGTGGATCTTACGCCAAG GTGTTAATGGTGGAATTGAAGAGAACGAAACGCGTCTACGCCATGAAGGTGATTAAGAAAGCCCTGGTGACGGATGATGAGGATATCGACTGGGTTCAGACTGAGAAGCACGTCTTCGAAACTGCTTCCAACCACCCGTTCCTGGTGGGCTTACACTCGTGCTTCCAGACGCCGAGTCGTCTGTTCTTCGTCATTGAGTTCGTGAGAGGCGGTGATCTTat GTTCCACATGCAGCGCCAGCGCCGCCTGCCCGAGGAGCACGCGCGGTTCTACGCGGCGGAGATCTCGCTGGCGCTGCACTTCCTGCACGAGCGGGGCGTCATCTACCGCGACCTCAAGCTGGACAACGTGCTGCTCGACCACGAGGGACACATCAAGCTCACCGACTACGGCATGTGCAAG GAGGGCGTCCGTCCCGGCGACACGACGTCGACGTTCTGCGGGACGCCCAACTACATCGCGCCGGAGATCCTGCGCGGCGAGGAGTACGGCTTCTCGGTGGACTGGTGGGCGCTGGGCGTGCTGACGTACGAGATGCTGGCCGGCCGCTCGCCCTTCGACATCGCGCACGCCGCCGACAACCCCGACCAGAACACCGAGGACTACCTCTTCCAG GTGATTCTAGAGAAGACGATCCGTATCCCGCGGTCTCTGTCTGTGAAGGCGGCGTCCGTGCTGAAGGGCTTCCTCAACAAGAACCCCGTGGAGCGGCTCGGCTGCGGCGAAGCGGGCTTCCTGGACATCGTCAACCACCCCTTCTTCAAGAGCATCGAATGGGAGATG TTGGAGCTGAAGCAGGTGGTACCACCGTTCAAGCCGCGACTGGAGGGAGAGCGCGACCTCGCCAACTTCCCGCCGGAGTTTACCGACGAGCCCGTGCACCTCACACCCGACAACGA TACGGTGATCGCTGACATCGACCAGTCGGAGTTCGAAGGCTTCGAGTACGTGAACCCGCTGCTCATGTCTCTGGAGGACTGCGTGTGA